The Corynebacterium freiburgense region AAACAACACCACGATTTTGAGCTGGAACCGAGCGGTTCAACCGTTGTCTGTGTCGATGCCGCAATGTCAGGCATCGGGTCGAACAGTTGTGGTCCCGAACTGTTGGAACGCTACCGAGTGAACGATCCCAAACTCGCAATGCGTCTGCGACTGCTGATCGAGAGCGTCGACGCAATATAACCCTCATTTCAACCCTTCAATCCACCACGCCTTTCTCACAGAGAGGAGACCAACAATGAGTACAGAAGCCACCGAAAGGAAGTACCTGAAGTGGTACAACAAAGTGGGCTACGGTAGCGGCGACATAGCAGGAAATGTTGTCTATGCCTTCCTTTCGGCCTTCGTCATGATTTACCTCACCGACACCATGGGGATGCAGGCTGGCGTCGTTGCCACGCTCATGATGTTGTCACGCTTCTTTGATGGATTTTCCGACTTTATATTCGGATTCCTTCTTGATAAAACGCAGACCAGAATGGGCAAGGCACGCCCATGGATGTTTGGGGCATTTTTCGGTTGTGCGGCGATGATCGTCGCTGTTTTCGCAATCCCACCAAGTCTTGGAATGACCGCAAAATATGTGTGGTTCTTTATTGCATATACCCTGCTGAATTCAGTGTTTTACACTGCGAACAATATTGCGTATTCCGCGTTAACAGCGTTGATTACCAAGAACACCAACGAGCGTGTGCAGATGGGTTCGATCCGTTTTGTATTCGCGTTCGGTACGAGCCTGGCAATTCAAGCGGTGACAGTGCAAGCAGTCCAGTTCATGGGAGGCGGTGCAGAAGGCTGGCGAACAGTCGCAATTATTTACGCCTTAATAGGTCTCATCTCAAACTCTCTTTCGGCGTATTCCGTGCGTGAACTCTCCCCGGAGGAACTTGCCGAGGGGAAGAAGAAAGACGAAGACAAATTACCCATTTCACAGGCATTGCGGCTAGTGCTCAAAAACAAATATTTCATGATTGTGGTGCTGATGTTTATCACCATGCAGCTATATGGCGCGCTCACCGGCATGGGTATTTACTTCATGACGTACGTCCTTGGGAACCCGGACCTTCTCGGGCCGTTCGCATCTGCGATCAATATTCCGCAAATGATTGCGTTGATTGTGTTGCCGTTTATCGTCGCTCGCGTTGGCAACATGTATAACGTGAACTTGGTCGGCTACATTGTTGCGATCATTGCCCGTATCGGCGTTATTGTTGCAGGTTATATGGCTAACGTTCCACTCATGTTGGTGTTTACAGCAATCGCTGCACTCAGTATTGCACCACTGCAAGGAACACTCACTGCACTTATCGCAGAAGCAAGTGAACATACATTCTTGAAATCGGGCAAGCGTATTGATGGCCTCATGTTCTCCTGCACATCGTTGGGAACCAAACTTGGCGGTGGTTTAGGCACCGCAATGACCGGATGGCTGCTCGACGCCTCAGGGTACATCAGTTCTACTACCGGAGGCGGTGAGACCGTGGCACAACCCGATTCGGTCATTGCGATGCTTCACGTCACGTATCTCTGGTTACCGGCGATCGCCTGTGTGATTATTGGGTTCCTGGCGTTCAAGCTGGACGTCGAAAAGCAGAACGATATCCTGCGTGCAGCTACGACAACACCAACGGAGGAGGGGACAGTGCCAGCTCAATAAGCTGTTCGGTGAAACAATTCGAGGCGCACGCTTGGTCGATGTAACGGTTGCTTCCGGGCGTGCGCTTCTTGCACGGTAGATCGATCACGCAGCGCATCGCGTTGAGGTATGTATAATTGATGTATGCGTATTCCTCCGGTGGCGGTGGTGCTGATGGCAGCGTGCTCGCAACGATTGTTACCTGCATCGAAAAATAAGATTTCTTATTCGAATAGATTTGCGGCAGTTGCGGTAGCGGGTGTTTCCATAGGCTTGATTGGCGCTGCTGTACGTAGTTTTCTGGTTGCGGGAACAACGTTGGACCCGGTGTGCCCGGAACGAAGTGATTCGCTTGTAAATTCTGGCGTGCTTCGGTTGACTCGAAACCCAATGTACCTTGGATTAGCCGGGTTGCTCACCGCACACGCATTCTGCCGACAATCCTTGTTGGCCGTGATTCCAGTTGGATGGTTTCTCGCGATAATGGACCGCTATCAGATTCCAACAGAAGAACGGGCATTAAAAAACACGTTCGGCCAAGAGTATGTCGATTACACGCTACGAGTCCCGCGATGGATCGGGTTCCCGAGACAAGGGTGAGGGTATCGACGTCGCTGTGGTTGATGGTAGGCCTGTAGGTTAGATGTGCGCACGCATTCAAGAGAAAAACAAGACCGGTGCCTATCGAAGATGGTTATTGAAGATACGGCTGCCAAAGTTCATAGCTCTCCCAATCCTGCGGAACTCCCAGTGATTCCACTGACACGAATTGTGAATTGGGAAAGCCTCGCAATAGTGCGCATGTTCGTGACGCCCATTCGTTGTTCGGGTCGATAAGCGGCAACATGTATGCGATTACCGCGAGGACATTGTATGTACCGAAATTACTTTTTGCGGTGTGTAGTTTGCGCAGGTGATCTAGCGGCGGAACTTGTCCGAGTTTCGGACGTGCGGGTGCGTTCTGCAGTTTGCGATTGAACAGGCGTGCGTGGTGGGCGGTGAGGTTTCGCGCGTAATTGAGGCTGGCGAGCCAACTGGCCATCAGATACTTCGTTGGCACTCCGAAAGAGTTGGCGATTTCATCTGCAAGTTCTTGGGTGAGATTCCGATACAGGTTTGAAAGCTGGCCTAATTCCAAAATCTCGCACAGAACCCAAATGGGAATTCGATTATCACCGTTGTCTTCGAATTGTTTGACGAGACGTTCGTCTGCGTCTTCTTTCCGCTTATTGACGCCCTGGAGCCACATCACGTGCTTGCTTGGGGCTGGCCACCGCGTATCTGTGTGCTGTGTTGTGAATTTCTCAATGAAATTCACGTCGCGTTCGTGTGCATACGGATCGTTGCAACCTAGGATGTATCCAATTCGCATGCGGGCGGCTATTTCGATTCGCTCAATGCCTTCCAGAATGTGCATGCGTAACTGCCGATCGAAATCGATAATATCTTCGGCGTGTTGGAGTGTGGTGCCGGGTTGATACTGGTTCAGTATTCGCAGCTGAGTGTGTCCTTCGGCATCTTGATATTGCTCTGATTGGAGAAAAGGGTAGAGGTATCCTGTGAGCCGGTAGTATCCAATTGCTTTAAGAACGGTAGCGGCACGTTGTTCATCATCAATGGAAACTCCGCGGTCCATCAGCAGTTGAATTTGTTCACCCACCGTGAGCCAAGACTTCATCTAATCAGTCATTGGCCTCCTTAGAAAGAAAATCAACCCGCGCAATTGAGAGCTACGGGCTGATCATGATGGCTTTAAATTAACATAGTCTGCGAGGAGTTTGCAACGGATTTGCGTGGCAAACAACATCCTAAATAAACAATTGGTGCCCCGGCGTATACAAGGAGTGCGAATGTCAGTAAATCAAACAGGGTATCGAAAATCTTTAGCTTCGATACTGGCTGTCGTTTCCTTGGTAGTTGCCGCATGCGGAGGTCAGCAAGACGCGCAAACTCCGGAGTCTCAATTGACGTCAAGTGCCTCTGACGCTCTAGTTGCCGATGGTCCCCATGCGTCAAACGATCGAAAACTCGCCGAGCGAATGGTGACTGAGAATGATGCAAAAACCGCAACTATTATCGACGTCGATTTCGGCAATGTGAGCAGCGGAGACTATAGCGCTCCATTGCGCGGTGTTGTGGTGACACCGAAGAATGCGCAGGCACCGACTCTACTTGTCGTGGTCAGTCATTTACGGGCGCCAAATTGTGATGATGCTTCATTCGCATACCCGTGCCCGGATGGAGCCAGTGAATATCGGTTCGATCGGGGGATGACGTATTTCGGAGAGGAGCTCGCCGAACAAGGCTATACAGTAGTCATTCCGGATTTGGGCGGAGTGTTTGTAGGCACCGATGTGAACGATCCATACGACCAAAATGCCATGTGGAAAGAGGTGATCGGCAAGTTTGTTGAGGTGTTGCGCTCAGATTCCACCGATGGGACGAATACGCTGGGAGCGCAGTTCGCGCAACCGGTTGACCTCAATAATGTTGGGCTGGTCGTGCACTCCCGGTCGGGGACGGTGACAACGCCAGCCATTGAATTGTTCGGTTCTGACAAGGTCAAATCAGTGTTCGCTTATGGTCCGGCGTATGACACTGTTGATTTGGAGCACATCACCCCCGCTGGAGACGATGTGCCGTACTTAGCGCTCGTTGGCGAAGCGGATGCTGACGTCGGGGCGTCGGCGAACCTTTGGATTGGGCATTATCTCTCTGAGCATCGGCAGCATGCAGCTTCAGTGGTTTCGGTGCCTGGGCTTGGGCATATGTATATCAATCGCGCGGCGTCGGAAGCTAAAACTGATGATCGAATCGGTTGCGATGAGCGAGACTGCCCCGATGCTGCGGAACACGAACGTATTTTCAGTACGCTCGCAATCGATTGGCTCAATGCAACTCTTCGTGGCATGGACACTGACCTGCCACTGACTTCCGATAAGCCACTTCCAGCAATGGTGGCTGATGTTCCCGCTCGTTGGTTAGCACACACGCCCGGTGAAACGACGAGTTTGGGTGCGGAACAATTTACGGCAGAAGGTCAGAAGAGCCAAGGATTATGCGTGAATCCAGACCCAATGAGTCCAGTTGAAATTGATAATTCTTGCCCGATGCCTGAGGAAGGTTATGTACAAATTGTCACTCCGGTGAATTACTTCACTGATGCACATGTTGATGTTGATATTGCAGGTACTCACGGCATGGCTGTCCAGGTGTCGCCATCGGGTACATATCCGGGTGAAGGTACTCCGGTGACTATCACCTTGCGATTGATCGGTGGTCAAGAATTCGTGCACGAAATCCCTGCAACAGATCCTGCGCTGATCAATCGGTCGAGTGAAATAGACAATGGAATATATCAGCTCGGCACTGTGCGAATTCCACTTCCGGATTGGGTTGCGGATGGCGTCATTGAGCACATTCGGATTACATCGGGTGAGCATCCAATTGAACTGCGGAGCATCGATTTTTGGCGCTAGCTACGACCTTCACACGAGATGGGCCCGCAGTGGTGACGTGTGTTACCCCAACAGCGGGAGTAGATCACGGAGACTAGCGACGACGAGCGCGCCCGGGGCGTCGTTAGGCAACGTCACCGATGTGCCCGGCCGAATGAGCAGTGCTGGAGCCATATCGGCGGCGCGTGCGGCCATGACATCAATGGGTCGATCGCCGATACACAAAACCTCGTGTGGGTTGAGATTATGCCGCTTGACCAGTAGCAAGTGCATGGCTGGGCTGGGTTTACGGTCGAGACCATCGGGTGCGCACACCATGTCATCCACATGGAGTCCACGTGCTTCCAGTAGATGTGTGGCACTTGTTCGATCGCGGTGGGTTACCACGAGGTTGAGGCCGCCACGTTCGGTTACCCGTGCCATAACTTCTTTGGCGCCATCGGTGAGTGGTGCGGGGTCGTGCTGCCATTTGTTTTTCAGATTGGCGTACGCGTGTTCAAGAACGGCTGGGTCTATGTGCTGTTCCCGGGCGAGTGTTTCGATTGCATGACCGATAGACCGCCGGGTCAATGAAGCCACATAGCGCAGGTGTTTGGTTGAAGTATCGCCAAATGATGCCGCGCACAAAACTCCGTCTACCTCTGGATAGGTATCGAAGAGTGTGCCTCCCATGTCCCAAATAATGTGCTTCATACGATCATTGTTGCAAAAAAGTGTGCTGTTTATCGTTACATTCGCTTGTGAAGTGGGGGCAGCCGCGGTAAACGTGGGTGGCTAATGGAAATAAAACTCGGTAACAGAAATATAAAACGCGCACAAATGTTTTATCAGCGTAATACTATGGTCGAAGTAACTAATTGAAGGAAAACCTTGTAATTTGTGAAGAATGGCGAGAATGCACTGATGAATCAGCCCATGCTACATAAGCCAGCAGTGGATCTTGCTGGGGCTTCGATTCGTCCAGACGATACGGGAGGATTTTTAAAGAATGGGTATAGCGCAGGAAATAAACCCATCAAGATTGAGGGCAATGATGCGTTATTTTTAGGGGCGGACAAAGATACAACTACTGTTGTGGCAATAAAAATGGAGCTAGCAGATTCGGGTGATAGTGGTACGGCATTCTTGGAGGCGTACGATACGTCAACCTTGGAGCAGAAATACAGCCACGAAGTATTTGTTTGTAGTGACGCTTCAGCTAATGATTTGGTGTATTGCTCATTTCGGCAGGAACCGGGGATTTTCGCGTTGGATGTGAAAACTGGGGAGCGAGTTGCCGAGTACCCTCGTGAAATCGTTGAAGGAATCACCCAATACTATGGCACGGTTGATGGAAACGACATTGTCCTGATGCCTAAGGTAAGGGGCGCGTTAATTGTCTTATCGCTGGCGGCGGTGAACGATGGCCAAATTTTCTGGGAAAAGGAATACGATATATTCCCTGAGTGTGCGTATATCTCGAGCAGGTCGAAAGTATTTTGTGAAGAAGTTTTGGAAGAAAATAGTGACTTCAACCCGAAAGCAAGAATCGATATTCTCGATGCAAAGACCGGGCAAGTAACGCATAGTCACGAGACGAACAACCATACTATTCCGCTGGAAGATGGTTGGGCGGAGGAGCAGCCTACAAACGAAGAACAGCAGGCATTCCGGGAGCAACAGAAGCTTACGGATATGTTGGGGCCGAACAATGAAGGCCAGGGGATGTATCAAGGATTTCAGTTACGAAATGTTGATTTGAGCAGATATTTTCTGAATGTAAAGAACACTGATAAGTACTTCTATATGGCACCGAATGAAACGATTGTGTCAGTGTCAGAGGACGGAAGGCTCGTGTTGTTCGAAGATCTTGATACCGGAAAACACTGGATTTACGATTCCGAAAAAGGCACGACAATTATGACGACTGAAGGCGGGAAGACTCATGCTGGCGTGCCGTACGGTATGAACGGAGGTGTGAATCGTCGGACGACTATGCACAATCCTTTGATTGATTCACCAACAGTGATCAATGGTATTTTTGCGGTCCGGGCAGCGCAACCATCAGATGGGAAAGCTAGTCACGTGAGAACAGCATTGACTATTTATGTGCCCGAACGATTGTAGGCGAGCACGTCGATCTGCTTGGTGCTCCAGGGGTGGGCGTACATTGGGGGTGGAGCAGTCTTGAAATGGCAAGGGGTACGTCACGTGGAACCAGAGTTTAAAGCACACAATTTTATTCATGGCGCGGAGCGGATGCGCATGATATTGGATCAGACTGAATTAGAGTTTCCGGAACTTGATACGTTGCCGACACCGAATTGTTTGACCTTTTATAAGGGTGTCGCTGCTCGTGCCGTTGTGGTGTTTGCGGATATTCGGAATTCCCAAGATTTGCCTCTAGTCATGGATCGGACATCACTAGCAAAACTCTATAGTGCCTTTGTGGGCGAAGTGATGGCCGTGTTTTCCGGGGAGCATCATTGCCAAGACGTGAATGTAGTGGGAGATAATATTTGGGCGGTGTTTCGTGCCCCACTGCGGGAGGATATTGACCGGGTATTTCGCTGCGTGAAAGTTGCGCATTCAATGGTGATTATTTTGAATAGGGAATTGCAATACCGGGAGCTTTCTCCAATCGAAGTTGGTTTTGGTATTGCATGGGGTGACATTATTATGAACCGTCCAGCGACGTTATGTAGAGAGCGCAATAACGTGGTGTATAGCGGGGAGGTCATTAATCGTTCCGCGGCGCTTGCAGCACAGGCGTCGGCAACGCACGCTGACCACCCATTAATGCTCGATGCCACGATCTATGAAAACCTCAATAGCGAGCATCAACAATGGTTAACCTGGAACGAGCGCACAGAGTGTTGGCACGGAAATGTGGTTGATGACTATATCAATGCGTGGACCTTGGTAAATTACGATTAATTACACGATCGATGGTGAAGCGGATTGTTGAATGGTGTGACCACTACCAGGTGCCCTTGTATCTTGGTGCGATGTTCAGCGGCGCTGTCGCTGGATTATGGTTCCCTGGTGCATGGTTCGATTATGGTGTTCAACCTTCATTGATGATGTTGCTGTATGCAACGTTTATGGCAGTGCCATTTCGCAGAATATTGGAATCGTTCACTGATATCCGATTTCTTGCAAGTTTGTTATTCCTGAACTTTGTTGTGGTTCCGTGTGTTGTGTACGTACTCACCCGGCACATTGCTGACGACGCCGCGCTGCTCATTGGTGTGCTATTTGTGTTGCTGACTCCATGCGTAGATTACGTCATGGTATTTACGCGATTAGCAGGTGGCCATTGGCAAAAGATTCTTGCGGCAACACCATTGTTATTGTTGCTGCAATTCCTTTTCTTGCCTGTGTATCTGGCGTTGATGGGCGCGGCTTCGGTAATGAATGTGGTGGAATGGCGACCGTTTGCGTACGCCTTAGTAGCCCTGATTGTCATTCCGTTAGGGCTATCGATGTTGACGCAACGTGTTAGTCATACTAAGGCAGCAATGTCTCTTCAAAGGGTGACTGAACAACTGATGGTCCCGTTCATGATGCTGACGTTGTTTTTTGTTGTCGCATCTCACGCCGAGGTGGTGGCTTCGCAATTGGCGTCGATTATGCGCGTAATACCGAGTTATTGCGCGTTTCTCGTGGTAATGCCAGCGGCGGCATTAGTCGTCAGTAGATTAGGTTCATTTGGTGCGGGCGAGCGTAGGGCGTTGGCGTTTTCCTGTTCTACAAGGAATTCACTGGTTGTATTGCCATTGGTGCTGGCCTTGCCAGCCACGTTGAACCTTGCTGTTGCAGTGGTGGTGACTCAAACGCTCGTCGAACTCGTGGGCATGATTGTGTTCGTTCGTCTGTTTCCGAAGCTCATTGTGGATCCGGTGGCGGATAGCCGCGCCGGAGGTTCATGCCGGAAATGGTAATTGCAATTTCGAACATCGATATTTAGTTCGATATTAAAATGGGGTCATGGCTCCTGGTTTTTGGTTCGCTTTTTCGCTCACGTTGTTGGCGGGATTATCCACCGGAATCGGCGGCTTGTTGAGCGTGCTGTGGCGTACGCCGGGGAATCGGTTTCTCGCTGGATCGCTCGGATTTTCGGCAGGCGTGATGCTCTATGTTTCGTTAGTTGAGTTACTCCCCGAGGGGATGAACTCAGCGGGGGCGGCAACTGCGGTGGCGGCATTTTTCGGCGGTATTGCAGTAATTGCGATTATTGATCGTCTCGTTCCAGAGCGGGTGAACCCTCACGAACCGGTGGTACTCGGCGCGCCACCATCGAAGCGCCACCTGATGCGTATGAGCATTATGACTGCGATCGCAATTGCGTTGCATAATTTTCCTGAAGGATTCGCCACGTTTATCACCGCTCTCGAAGACCCAACTATTGCGGTCCCGATCGCG contains the following coding sequences:
- a CDS encoding MFS transporter, with amino-acid sequence MSTEATERKYLKWYNKVGYGSGDIAGNVVYAFLSAFVMIYLTDTMGMQAGVVATLMMLSRFFDGFSDFIFGFLLDKTQTRMGKARPWMFGAFFGCAAMIVAVFAIPPSLGMTAKYVWFFIAYTLLNSVFYTANNIAYSALTALITKNTNERVQMGSIRFVFAFGTSLAIQAVTVQAVQFMGGGAEGWRTVAIIYALIGLISNSLSAYSVRELSPEELAEGKKKDEDKLPISQALRLVLKNKYFMIVVLMFITMQLYGALTGMGIYFMTYVLGNPDLLGPFASAINIPQMIALIVLPFIVARVGNMYNVNLVGYIVAIIARIGVIVAGYMANVPLMLVFTAIAALSIAPLQGTLTALIAEASEHTFLKSGKRIDGLMFSCTSLGTKLGGGLGTAMTGWLLDASGYISSTTGGGETVAQPDSVIAMLHVTYLWLPAIACVIIGFLAFKLDVEKQNDILRAATTTPTEEGTVPAQ
- a CDS encoding methyltransferase family protein; the protein is MRIPPVAVVLMAACSQRLLPASKNKISYSNRFAAVAVAGVSIGLIGAAVRSFLVAGTTLDPVCPERSDSLVNSGVLRLTRNPMYLGLAGLLTAHAFCRQSLLAVIPVGWFLAIMDRYQIPTEERALKNTFGQEYVDYTLRVPRWIGFPRQG
- a CDS encoding Abi family protein; amino-acid sequence: MKSWLTVGEQIQLLMDRGVSIDDEQRAATVLKAIGYYRLTGYLYPFLQSEQYQDAEGHTQLRILNQYQPGTTLQHAEDIIDFDRQLRMHILEGIERIEIAARMRIGYILGCNDPYAHERDVNFIEKFTTQHTDTRWPAPSKHVMWLQGVNKRKEDADERLVKQFEDNGDNRIPIWVLCEILELGQLSNLYRNLTQELADEIANSFGVPTKYLMASWLASLNYARNLTAHHARLFNRKLQNAPARPKLGQVPPLDHLRKLHTAKSNFGTYNVLAVIAYMLPLIDPNNEWASRTCALLRGFPNSQFVSVESLGVPQDWESYELWQPYLQ
- a CDS encoding dienelactone hydrolase family protein, whose product is MSVNQTGYRKSLASILAVVSLVVAACGGQQDAQTPESQLTSSASDALVADGPHASNDRKLAERMVTENDAKTATIIDVDFGNVSSGDYSAPLRGVVVTPKNAQAPTLLVVVSHLRAPNCDDASFAYPCPDGASEYRFDRGMTYFGEELAEQGYTVVIPDLGGVFVGTDVNDPYDQNAMWKEVIGKFVEVLRSDSTDGTNTLGAQFAQPVDLNNVGLVVHSRSGTVTTPAIELFGSDKVKSVFAYGPAYDTVDLEHITPAGDDVPYLALVGEADADVGASANLWIGHYLSEHRQHAASVVSVPGLGHMYINRAASEAKTDDRIGCDERDCPDAAEHERIFSTLAIDWLNATLRGMDTDLPLTSDKPLPAMVADVPARWLAHTPGETTSLGAEQFTAEGQKSQGLCVNPDPMSPVEIDNSCPMPEEGYVQIVTPVNYFTDAHVDVDIAGTHGMAVQVSPSGTYPGEGTPVTITLRLIGGQEFVHEIPATDPALINRSSEIDNGIYQLGTVRIPLPDWVADGVIEHIRITSGEHPIELRSIDFWR
- a CDS encoding HAD-IA family hydrolase codes for the protein MKHIIWDMGGTLFDTYPEVDGVLCAASFGDTSTKHLRYVASLTRRSIGHAIETLAREQHIDPAVLEHAYANLKNKWQHDPAPLTDGAKEVMARVTERGGLNLVVTHRDRTSATHLLEARGLHVDDMVCAPDGLDRKPSPAMHLLLVKRHNLNPHEVLCIGDRPIDVMAARAADMAPALLIRPGTSVTLPNDAPGALVVASLRDLLPLLG
- a CDS encoding adenylate/guanylate cyclase domain-containing protein; amino-acid sequence: MEPEFKAHNFIHGAERMRMILDQTELEFPELDTLPTPNCLTFYKGVAARAVVVFADIRNSQDLPLVMDRTSLAKLYSAFVGEVMAVFSGEHHCQDVNVVGDNIWAVFRAPLREDIDRVFRCVKVAHSMVIILNRELQYRELSPIEVGFGIAWGDIIMNRPATLCRERNNVVYSGEVINRSAALAAQASATHADHPLMLDATIYENLNSEHQQWLTWNERTECWHGNVVDDYINAWTLVNYD
- a CDS encoding arsenic resistance protein, producing MFSGAVAGLWFPGAWFDYGVQPSLMMLLYATFMAVPFRRILESFTDIRFLASLLFLNFVVVPCVVYVLTRHIADDAALLIGVLFVLLTPCVDYVMVFTRLAGGHWQKILAATPLLLLLQFLFLPVYLALMGAASVMNVVEWRPFAYALVALIVIPLGLSMLTQRVSHTKAAMSLQRVTEQLMVPFMMLTLFFVVASHAEVVASQLASIMRVIPSYCAFLVVMPAAALVVSRLGSFGAGERRALAFSCSTRNSLVVLPLVLALPATLNLAVAVVVTQTLVELVGMIVFVRLFPKLIVDPVADSRAGGSCRKW
- the zupT gene encoding zinc transporter ZupT gives rise to the protein MAPGFWFAFSLTLLAGLSTGIGGLLSVLWRTPGNRFLAGSLGFSAGVMLYVSLVELLPEGMNSAGAATAVAAFFGGIAVIAIIDRLVPERVNPHEPVVLGAPPSKRHLMRMSIMTAIAIALHNFPEGFATFITALEDPTIAVPIAVAIAIHNIPEGVAVAVPLREATGSRRKALLWSFLSGLAEPAGALVGFALLMALVGPVSMGIALAGVAGVMVFVSLDELLPTAQATGEHHVAVYGLVLGMAVMATSLLLLA